In Lysinibacillus sp. 2017, the DNA window GACCTGTGTTTTTGCTAAACAGTCGCCTGGGCCTATTCACTGCGGCTCTTCATGGCTATTCACCTTAAAGAGCACCCCTTCTCCCGAAGTTACGGGGTCATTTTGCCGAGTTCCTTAACGAGAGTTCTCTCGCACACCTTAGGATTCTCTCCTCGACTACCTGTGTCGGTTTGCGGTACGGGCACCTCTCACCTCGATAGAGGCTTTTCTTGGCAGCGTGAAATCAGGAACTTCGCTCATACGAGCTCGTCATCACAGCTCAACGTTAAAGTATGCGGATTTGCCTACATACACGCCTTACTGCTTGAACAGAGACAACCAACGCTCTGCTTACCCTATCCTACTGCGTCCCCCCATTTCTCAAACGGTGAGGAGGTGGTACAGGAATATCAACCTGTTGTCCATCGCCTACGCCTATCGGCCTCGGCTTAGGTCCCGACTAACCCTGAGCGGACGAGCCTTCCTCAGGAAACCTTAGTCATACGGTGCATGGGATTCTCACCCATGTTTCGCTACTCATACCGGCATTCTCACTTCTAAGCGCTCCACCAGTCCTTCCGGTCTGACTTCAACGCCCTTAGAACGCTCTCCTACCACGCATCCATACGGATGCATCCACAGCTTCGGTGAATCGTTTAGCCCCGATACATTTTCGGCGCAGTGTCACTCGACCAGTGAGCTATTACGCACTCTTTAAATGATGGCTGCTTCTAAGCCAACATCCTGGTTGTCTAAGCAACGCCACATCCTTTTCCACTTAACGATTACTTTGGGACCTTAGCTGGTGGTCTGGGCTGTTTCCCTTTTGACTACGGATCTTATCACTCGCAGTCTGACTCCCGTGTATAAATATCTGGCATTCGGAGTTTGTCTGAATTCGGTAACCCGAGATGGGCCCCTAGTCCAAACAGTGCTCTACCTCCAGTATTCTCAATCACGAGGCTAGCCCTAAAGCTATTTCGGAGAGAACCAGCTATCTCCAGGTTCGATTGGAATTTCTCCGCTACCCACACCTCATCCCCGCATTTTTCAACATGCGTGGGTTCGGGCCTCCAGTAAGTGTTACCTCACCTTCACCCTGGACATGGGTAGATCACCTGGTTTCGGGTCTACGACCACGTACTAATTCGCCCTATTCAGACTCGCTTTCGCTGCGGCTCCGTCTTCTCAACTTAACCTCGCACGTAATCGTAACTCGCCGGTTCATTCTACAAAAGGCACGCTATCACCCATTAACGGGCTCTAACTACTTGTAGGCACACGGTTTCAGGATCTATTTCACTCCCCTTCCGGGGTGCTTTTCACCTTTCCCTCACGGTACTGGTTCACTATCGGTCACTAGGTAGTATTTAGCCTTGGGAGATGGTCCTCCCAGATTCCGACGGAATTTCACGTGTTCCGCCGTACTCAGGATACACTCTGGAGGGAATGAACTTTTGACTACAGGGCTTTTACCTTGTTTCGCGGACCTTTCCAAGTCGCTTCGTCTAGCTCATTCTTTTGTAACTCCGTATAGAATGTCCTACAACCCCAAAGAGCAAGCTCTTTGGTTTGGGCTCTTCCCGTTTCGCTCGCCGCTACTCAGGGAATCGAATTTTCTTTCTGTTCCTGCAGGTACTTAGATGTTTCAGTTCTCTGCGTCTGTCCTCATCACGCTATGAATTCACGTGTAGATACTATCCGATTAAAGATAGTGGGTTCCCCCATTCGGAAATCCCCGGATCAAAGCTTACTTACAGCTCCCCGAGGCATATCGGTGTTAGTGCCGTCCTTCATCGACTCCTAGTGCCAAGGCATCCACCGTGCGCCCTTATTAACTTAACCAAAAGTTTAGTTAAACTTGAACAAGTTCAAGATTTAAGTTTGCACGTCAATTACTTGACGTTTGTGATCTATTATTACTAATAGAAAATTTGTTTATTGCTTTCAATGTCGTTTTATCCAGTTTTCAAAGAACAAAGCAGCTAACTTCAATCACATCGTGAATAAGTTTCGCTGAATTTACTTCATGCAGCTTTGCGACAATAGCGCTAGCGTAAGAAGCAAATATTTTTTTGAAGTTTTTCATCTTTCGATGAACCTTCAAAACTGAACAGCAAACGTTAATGTTTCATTCCCCGAAGGAATGATTCCGAAAAATCCTTAGAAAGGAGGTGATCCAGCCGCACCTTCCGATACGGCTACCTTGTTACGACTTCACCCCAATCATCTATCCCACCTTCGGCGGCTGGCTCCACAAGGGTTACCTCACCGACTTCGGGTGTTACAAACTCTCGTGGTGTGACGGGCGGTGTGTACAAGGCCCGGGAACGTATTCACCGTGGCATGCTGATCCACGATTACTAGCGATTCCGGCTTCATGTAGGCGAGTTGCAGCCTACAATCCGAACTGAGAACGATTTTATCGGATTAGCTCCCCCTCGCGGGTTGGCAACCGTTTGTATCGTCCATTGTAGCACGTGTGTAGCCCAGGTCATAAGGGGCATGATGATTTGACGTCATCCCCACCTTCCTCCGGTTTATCACCGGCAGTCTCCTTAGAGTGCCCAACTAAATGATGGCAACTAAGAACAAGGGTTGCGCTCGTTGCGGGACTTAACCCAACATCTCACGACACGAGCTGACGACAACCATGCACCACCTGTCACCGTTGTCCCCGAAGGGAAAACTGTATCTCTACAGTGGTCAATGGGATGTCAAGACCTGGTAAGGTTCTTCGCGTTGCTTCGAATTAAACCACATGCTCCACCGCTTGTGCGGGCCCCCGTCAATTCCTTTGAGTTTCAGTCTTGCGACCGTACTCCCCAGGCGGAGTGCTTAATGCGTTAGCTGCAGCACTGAGGGGCGGAAACCCCCCAACACTTAGCACTCATCGTTTACGGCGTGGACTACCAGGGTATCTAATCCTGTTTGCTCCCCACGCTTTCGCGCCTCAGTGTCAGTTACAGACCAGATAGTCGCCTTCGCCACTGGTGTTCCTCCAAATCTCTACGCATTTCACCGCTACACTTGGAATTCCACTATCCTCTTCTGCACTCAAGTTCCCCAGTTTCCAATGACCCTCCACGGTTGAGCCGTGGGCTTTCACATCAGACTTAAGGAACCACCTGCGCGCGCTTTACGCCCAATAATTCCGGACAACGCTTGCCACCTACGTATTACCGCGGCTGCTGGCACGTAGTTAGCCGTGGCTTTCTAACAAGGTACCGTCAAGGTAGCGCCAGTTACTACGCTACTTGTTCTTCCCTTGCAACAGAGTTTTACGAACCGAAATCCTTCTTCACTCACGCGGCATTGCTCCATCAGGCTTTCGCCCATTGTGGAAGATTCCCTACTGCTGCCTCCCGTAGGAGTCTGGGCCGTGTCTCAGTCCCAGTGTGGCCGATCACCCTCTCAGGTCGGCTACGCATCGTTGCCTTGGTGAGCCGTTACCTCACCAACTAGCTAATGCGCCGCGGGCCCATCTTACAGTGATAGCAAAACCATCTTTCAACAAGGAACTATGTAGTTCCAAGTATTATCCGGTATTAGCCTCGGTTTCCCGAAGTTATCCCAGTCTGTAGGGTAGGTTACCCACGTGTTACTCACCCGTCCGCCGCTAACGAAAATTTGGTGCAAGCACCAAAAGTTCGTCCGCTCGACTTGCATGTATTAGGCATGCCGCCAGCGTTCGTCCTGAGCCAGGATCAAACTCTCCATAATAGTTAGTTTGAAAGCTCATTTGCTTTGCTAGCGTATCAACTAAAAGTTGATATCTATTTTTGCTTCATTTAAGAAGCTTTGTTTCATTAACGTTGCTTGTTCAGTTTTCAAGGTTCATGACACTGTCACTCGCGACAGTTATTTAAGTATAACTTGTATCAATAGATATGTCAACAAGTTTTTTTAAAATGGAGCGGGTGATGAGAATCGAACTCACGACATCAGCTTGGAAGGCTGAGGTTTTACCATTAAACTACACCCGCATATATTTTGAGGTTATTTTGGTGCGGCCGAGAGGACTTGAACCTCCACGGGGTTGCCCCCACTAGGCCCTCAACCTAGCGCGTCTGCCATTCCGCCACGACCACTTTATTCGACTTTTTTTATTATACAATATCAATAAAATTTGTCAATATAAAACTGGTGAGCCATGAAGGACTCGAACCTTCGACCCTCTGATTAAAAGTCAGATGCTCTACCAACTGAGCTAATGGCTCGGAAATGGCTGGGGAACCTGGATTCGAACCAGGGCATGACGGAATCAAAATCCGTTGCCTTACCGCTTGGCTATACCCCAAAAATGGCGGTCCCGACCGGGATCGAACCGGCGATCTCCTGCGTGACAGGCAGGCATGTTAACCGCTACACCACGGGACCATAAGTAAAAACTATGAAATTAAATGGTGACCCGTACGAGAATCGAACTCGTGTTACCGCCGTGAAAGGGCGGTGTCTTAACCGCTTGACCAACGGGCCACTGTATGGCTCCGAAGGTAGGACTCGAACCTACGACCTGCCGGTTAACAGCCGGATGCTCTACCAACTGAGCTACTTCGGAATAACATTTATTTCGTCGTCGTTATCTTGTCGACTTTTACTATTATAGAGAGACCTTTCAGATTCGTCAATACTTTTTTTGAAAGTTTTTCGCGATATTTTTTCTTTCTATTATATAACCAAAAAACTATTATCTATTTTAGTTTGATTTATAAACGTATTAATTCATTTGTCCGAAATGCCTTCAATTAAAACATTATAATACTTTACTCTCAAAAAAAATAATTTTCCCTTTACAAACACTACAACAATACTTTGTTGTATCCATACGTTTCTTTCTTTTATAAAGTTGCCCACAGTCCATACATTTATAATAGTGTATAGTTTTTTGCTTCACCTTTTTTTCTGGAGTCTCAATTCGAGAGCAAAATCTTGGTGCACCCACATTTAATAACAGTTCCCTAAAATCCGAATCCCGATGTTTATAACCTTTCCCTAAAAGATGTAAATGGTAATGACATAATTCGTGTAAGATAATTCCTCGCAATTCTTCTATTCCAAAATGTTCGTACATTGTTTTATTTAATTGAATATCGTGGCTTTGTAACATATATCGGCCACCTGTTGTTTTCAAACGGCTATTAAAGTAAGCACGGTGAAGGAATGGGCGATGGAAATATTCTAACGAAAGTTCTTCTACTAATTTTTGTGCCTGCTCATCCGTCATCAATCAAACCACCTTTATAGCATAATAAAAGCGCACAACATTCTGTGCGCTTTTATTATAAAGGATTTCTATTTTCTTTACACGTTTTCTTGGAGAGCAGGAGGAAGCATCGTTAATGAAATACGTCCTTTATTTGATTCTACTTTTTCTACCCATACTGTTACGATATCTCCGAGTGAAACAACGTCTAGCGGATGCTTCACACGGCCTCTTTGTAATTTAGAAATGTGTACTAGACCATCTTGCTTTACGCCGATGTCAACAAAAGCGCCGAAATCAACGACGTTACGAACAGTCCCTTGAAGCTCCATTCCAACCTGTAAATCGTCCATTTTCAAAACATCCGTCTTTAATAATGGTTGAGGGAACGCATCACGAGGGTCACGCGAAGGTTTCATTAATGTATCAACAATATCTTTTAGTGTTACTTCGCCCACATTAAGGTTTTCACTTAATGCCGTTAAACTTAACTGACTAATTACTGCTTCTGCTTTTGATGTGCCTACGTCTTTTTTCGTTAGATCCGCAGCTTCTAAAATGGCCTCTGCTAATTTATAGCTTTCTGGGTGAATCCCTGTTGCGTCTAATGGATTTTTTGCTTCAGGAATGCGTAAAAATCCGATTGCTTGCTCATATGTTTTCGCGCCTAGACGAGGTATTTTTTTCAATTGAGCGCGTGACGTAAATTGTCCATTTTCACTTCGCATTATTACGATATTTTCAGCTACCGTCTTTGATAAACCTGAAACGTATTGTAACAACGATGCTGATGCTGTATTTACATTAACCCCTACTTGGTTTACCGCTGTTTCTACAATGAATGTTAATGATTCAGCTAATTGCTTTTGTGAAACGTCATGTTGATATTGACCAACACCTACAGCTTTTGGATCGATTTTCACCAGTTCGGATAATGGATCTTGTAAGCGTCGTGCGATTGATACTGCGCTACGCTGTTCAACTTGTAAATCTGGGAATTCTGCTCGTGCAGTTTCAGAAGCAGAATAAACTGATGCACCCGCTTCACTAACAATGACATAGGCTACTTGTTGGTCTACTTCTTTTAATACTTCTGCAACAAACTGTTCGGTCTCTCGCGAAGCTGTTCCGTTTCCAATTGCGATAATGCTAACCGGGTATTTTTTTAATAATGTTTTGAACGTCGCTTTTGCTTTCGATGGATCTGATGTTGTATGTGGATAAATGACACCAATTTCAATCATTTTCCCTGTTTCATCGACGACTGCTAACTTACAACCTGTACGGTATGCTGGGTCCACACCTAATACGACTTTTCCGCGCATCGGTGGCTGTAATAATAAATTACGTAAATTCTCTGAGAAAATATGAATCGCTTGTGCTTCACCTTTTGCCGTTAATTCTGAGCGTAATTCATTTTCAATAGAAGGTTTAATTAAGCGCTTATAGCTATCAGCAATCGCTAACTTCACTTCTTCAACCGATGGACCAACAAAATTTCTTGGAATAAAGTGAAATTCCATTTGTGTCGTTGCTTTATCAACCGGCACATCAATCGATACACGTAAAATATCTTCTTTTTCTCCACGATTTACCGCTAATGTACGGTGTGGTGCCATTCGATGTACCGGCTCTTCGTATTCATAGTACATTTCGAATACTTGCTTCTCATCTTTTTCGGCGTTTTTAACCGCTGTAACTAATTTTCCTTCACGCCAAGATAGCGTACGTAATTTTTCCCGCACGGCAGCATCATCTGCAAATCGTTCTGCTAAAATATCGCGTGCACCAGCCAAAGCATCTTCAGCAGTTGCGACACCCTGTTCTTCGTTAATAAACGGCATGGCTAATTGTTCAACAGATTGTTTTGTATATTGTAAAAGTTTGTCTGCTAACGGTTCTAACCCACGCTCTTTTGCAATCGTTGCTTTCGTACGACGTTTTTGCTTATATGGTCGGTATAAATCTTCGACACGTTGTAGCACTGTAGCCGCTTGAATAGCTATAGTAAGTTCCTCGGTTAACTTTCCTTGCTCCTCAATTAAGCGAAGTACCTCTTCTTTTCTTGTTTCGAGTTGTTGTATGTAGTGGTAACGGTCTTCCACAGCTTTAATTTGGACTTCATCAAGAGATCCCGTCATTTCTTTTCGGTAACGTGCAATAAATGGTACGGTATTACCTTCTTCTAAAAGTTGAATAACTGCTTGTACTTGTTTTGATTGTATCTTAACGTCGTTCGCAATCATTTGTAGCATTTGCTTTTGTTCCATTGTGCCACTCCTTTTATTTAATTACTTCATAGTTTACCACTATCAATCTTTAGATTCTCTTGAAAACTCGCACTTTTAACCATAAAAAAAGAGTCCACATATTTAGTAGACTCCCATAATTATAGTGTAACGCCACCACTCGCAATAATGGTATCTTGTAATATCTTGATTGCTTTCCGCTGAATACGAGATACGTGCATTTGAGAAATGCCCAGTCGTTCTCCAGCTTCTTTTTGGCTTAACTGATCTAAATAAGTTAATTGAATAATTTGGCGTTCACGCTCATTTAAAACGCTCATTGCATCTGCAACAATCATACTACGATTTGTCGATTCAAAACCGTCATCTTCTTTTCCGACAACATCAAATAGTGTTACCGTGCTGCCATCTGAATCAGATTCAATGGAATGATCCATTGATAACGCTTGATAACTACGTCCCATTTCCATTGCTTCTAGTACTTCTTCATCCTGCACTTCTAAGTAACTAGCAATTTCACTAATGGACGGAGAGCGTTGGTATTCCGTTGTTAATGCTTCAACTGCCGCCTTAATTCGAGGCCCCAGCTCTTTAATACGTCTTGGAACATGAACATCCCACGTTTTATCACGTAAAAAACGTTTAATTTCCCCAACGATTGTCGGGACCGCAAATGCTTCAAAACTTCTTCCAAAAGAAGGGTCAAATCGTCGAATCGCGCCTAATAATCCAAGCATACCTACTTGTACAATATCATCATAATAAGATTTACCATGTGAATATTTACGAGCAATTGACTCTACTAACTGTTGATAACGCAAAACTAAATTTGTCTGAGCCTCGTCACTTTCATGCTCTTGATATTCTGCGATCCAGTTTAATACCTCTTCTTTTGATGAATTTTTAGGTAGTGATTCTTTCGACATTCCCCTTCACCTGCTCTCTCGAGACATACTTAGTCATGAAAACAGTAACCCCGCCTTCATTGTTTAACTTTACTTCATCCATTAATGTCTCCATTAAATAAAGTCCCAGTCCGCCTTCACGTAATAACGCGACATTTTCATCTTCATGATATGGACCTATTTTTGATTTAATTTCTTCAAAATTGAAGCTTACACCATAGTCTGCTACCATAATTTCAATTTTGTCATCGTATAACGCACAGCCAATCACGACTTCACCTTCATCATTCCCTCTATAAGCATGATGAACAACATTCGTAACAGCTTCACTTGTCGCAATTTTTAAATCTTCAATTTCATCATATGAAAATCCAACACGTACCCCTAAACCTGAGACCATTAAACGAATTACACTCACATATTGCGGCTTTGCAGGAACCCGAATTTCGATATAATCAAATGCTTTCATCATTTCAACTCCAACTCTTCTTCGGTCTCAATACTCATCAATTCACTCAAACCTGTAATTTCAAATAATCTTACTAGACGGCTAGATAAACCTACTAATTTAAATGGTGCATTTTCACGCGCTACCTTTTTATAAAAAGCTACAAAGATTCCTAAACCCGTACTGTCCATATAGTTGACTTTTGATAAATCCAATTCAATCATTCTACCTTCTACAATACGCACTGTTTCAAGTTCTTCTCGTAAAATTGGTGCAGTAAAAGTATCAATTTCACCTTCAATATAACCCCTTAATACGTTTCCGTCTTCTCTAAATTGCACATTAACATTCATTAAAAGACACCTCCATCTATAAACTTATTTTGTTCCCAAATTTGCGCAAGGTTAAACCAAAATCTAAAAATTATTTTTTAAAGATTACTACTGTAAAATCATCCTCTAAATCAAAATCTGGTAATGCCTTCAAATAAGCATACATTTCTTCACACATTTCTTGTGCACTTAAATGACTGTAACTTAATGATAAATTTTTAATAACATCGCGTGGATCTAGCTCTCCTTGCTTTCTAAAATCTGTTACACCATCTGTAACCATTAAAATAAAGTCATTTTCCTCTAGTTGAATTTCAAATTGTGGATATTTCACTTCTGGCATAACACCCAATAATAAGCCTTTTGATTCTAAATCATAAAATGCATGTTCACGTGCACAATAATAAATGGCTGGCTCATGCCCTGCTGAACCATATGTAAATATATTTTTCCCAATATCATACGTCCCATAAAACATCGAAACGAACATGCTATCATCAACACTTTTTTCAATAATACGATTTAATACTTCTAAGACGTACGATGGATTGCTATTTGCATATTCTAACGTATCCAAACCGTATTTCACCATCGACATACAAATGGCTGCTGGTACGCCTTTTCCCACGACATCCGTTACAGCGACACTTACGTGATGTTGTTCATCATTTAAAAAATGAACGTAATCCCCATTCATTTTCCGAATCGGAATTGATACCATACCGACATCCACTTGACTTACTTTTGGGAGAGTTGTTTTTAACAGCATATTCTGAATTTTCGTTGCAACGTTCATTTCTATTCGTAATTCCTCTTGTTGCTCTAACAAACTTTGATGTTCCTTAACTGTCAGACCGAAGTGAACCATTACCTCAATTAAAAAATCATAGCTATGTGAAATTTCAGGTTGAATATTTGGATATATTTGTTCAATTGCGTATTTGTGAATACTAATAACTTCTTCTGGCGTTACTTTTTTCTGAATCAATTGACGAATAAAGTTTTGCCCTATATATAAATTTCGCTCTGTTTGATTCTCTAAATAATCAGATAGAATTTTTTTATATTGAATTTGTAGTTCTTTCAATTCATCCACTTCCTGCTAAATCCATTTTTCGACAATTACTGCGGTTCCATTTTCTACTGAAGAGTGAATTTTCATTTCATCCATCAGTCTTTTGACACCAGGTAA includes these proteins:
- the rsbW gene encoding anti-sigma B factor RsbW, which codes for MKAFDYIEIRVPAKPQYVSVIRLMVSGLGVRVGFSYDEIEDLKIATSEAVTNVVHHAYRGNDEGEVVIGCALYDDKIEIMVADYGVSFNFEEIKSKIGPYHEDENVALLREGGLGLYLMETLMDEVKLNNEGGVTVFMTKYVSREQVKGNVERITT
- a CDS encoding STAS domain-containing protein encodes the protein MNVNVQFREDGNVLRGYIEGEIDTFTAPILREELETVRIVEGRMIELDLSKVNYMDSTGLGIFVAFYKKVARENAPFKLVGLSSRLVRLFEITGLSELMSIETEEELELK
- the sigB gene encoding RNA polymerase sigma factor SigB, with the protein product MSKESLPKNSSKEEVLNWIAEYQEHESDEAQTNLVLRYQQLVESIARKYSHGKSYYDDIVQVGMLGLLGAIRRFDPSFGRSFEAFAVPTIVGEIKRFLRDKTWDVHVPRRIKELGPRIKAAVEALTTEYQRSPSISEIASYLEVQDEEVLEAMEMGRSYQALSMDHSIESDSDGSTVTLFDVVGKEDDGFESTNRSMIVADAMSVLNERERQIIQLTYLDQLSQKEAGERLGISQMHVSRIQRKAIKILQDTIIASGGVTL
- a CDS encoding PP2C family protein-serine/threonine phosphatase; translation: MKELQIQYKKILSDYLENQTERNLYIGQNFIRQLIQKKVTPEEVISIHKYAIEQIYPNIQPEISHSYDFLIEVMVHFGLTVKEHQSLLEQQEELRIEMNVATKIQNMLLKTTLPKVSQVDVGMVSIPIRKMNGDYVHFLNDEQHHVSVAVTDVVGKGVPAAICMSMVKYGLDTLEYANSNPSYVLEVLNRIIEKSVDDSMFVSMFYGTYDIGKNIFTYGSAGHEPAIYYCAREHAFYDLESKGLLLGVMPEVKYPQFEIQLEENDFILMVTDGVTDFRKQGELDPRDVIKNLSLSYSHLSAQEMCEEMYAYLKALPDFDLEDDFTVVIFKK
- a CDS encoding SprT family protein; the encoded protein is MTDEQAQKLVEELSLEYFHRPFLHRAYFNSRLKTTGGRYMLQSHDIQLNKTMYEHFGIEELRGIILHELCHYHLHLLGKGYKHRDSDFRELLLNVGAPRFCSRIETPEKKVKQKTIHYYKCMDCGQLYKRKKRMDTTKYCCSVCKGKIIFFESKVL
- a CDS encoding Tex family protein, producing the protein MEQKQMLQMIANDVKIQSKQVQAVIQLLEEGNTVPFIARYRKEMTGSLDEVQIKAVEDRYHYIQQLETRKEEVLRLIEEQGKLTEELTIAIQAATVLQRVEDLYRPYKQKRRTKATIAKERGLEPLADKLLQYTKQSVEQLAMPFINEEQGVATAEDALAGARDILAERFADDAAVREKLRTLSWREGKLVTAVKNAEKDEKQVFEMYYEYEEPVHRMAPHRTLAVNRGEKEDILRVSIDVPVDKATTQMEFHFIPRNFVGPSVEEVKLAIADSYKRLIKPSIENELRSELTAKGEAQAIHIFSENLRNLLLQPPMRGKVVLGVDPAYRTGCKLAVVDETGKMIEIGVIYPHTTSDPSKAKATFKTLLKKYPVSIIAIGNGTASRETEQFVAEVLKEVDQQVAYVIVSEAGASVYSASETARAEFPDLQVEQRSAVSIARRLQDPLSELVKIDPKAVGVGQYQHDVSQKQLAESLTFIVETAVNQVGVNVNTASASLLQYVSGLSKTVAENIVIMRSENGQFTSRAQLKKIPRLGAKTYEQAIGFLRIPEAKNPLDATGIHPESYKLAEAILEAADLTKKDVGTSKAEAVISQLSLTALSENLNVGEVTLKDIVDTLMKPSRDPRDAFPQPLLKTDVLKMDDLQVGMELQGTVRNVVDFGAFVDIGVKQDGLVHISKLQRGRVKHPLDVVSLGDIVTVWVEKVESNKGRISLTMLPPALQENV